Part of the Janibacter endophyticus genome is shown below.
CTGAGCGAGGGTCGCCCGGCGGTCGAGACGGTCTTCGTCACCGAGACCCCGTAGCCCAGACCCACGCCGGCGAGGCGAAGGGCCACCCGCGGGGCGCTCCGGGGTGCCCCGCCTGCGCGCTGCTCCGGCCCGGCGTCAGCCGATCAGCCGGTCGAGCAGCTCGAAGGTCTCGAAGGGCTGCCCGACATCCCCGAAGTGCCCCTCGTCGCGCACGACGAGCGTGCCACCGAGCCGGTCGAACATCGCCCGCCCCTGCGCGGCGTCGCAGCCGTACGGGTCGTCGACCGAGTTGATGAAGACGATGTCCCGGACACTGCCCCGGATCGCGGCCCAGTCATACACGTCCTGGAGCACCGGCTCGGCGTCCGCGCCCGGCTGCGTGGAGTACCCGGCGACGAGGAACGCCTGGTCCACGGTGACGTCGATGTGCTCGAGGACCGCGAGCAGCAGGGCGGCGCCG
Proteins encoded:
- a CDS encoding RBBP9/YdeN family alpha/beta hydrolase produces the protein MGQRRAIVFHGTGAHPDVVWLPWLRRRLAERGYDVEAPHYPDLNVEPIETFLPKVLANHTFDRDTVLVGHSGGAALLLAVLEHIDVTVDQAFLVAGYSTQPGADAEPVLQDVYDWAAIRGSVRDIVFINSVDDPYGCDAAQGRAMFDRLGGTLVVRDEGHFGDVGQPFETFELLDRLIG